In Paramisgurnus dabryanus chromosome 7, PD_genome_1.1, whole genome shotgun sequence, the following are encoded in one genomic region:
- the tmem131 gene encoding transmembrane protein 131 isoform X3, producing MLDFHEQPVGMPKMEKVYLHNPSSEEISLISISATTSHFHASFFQNRIIPPGGNTSFDVVFLARVVGNVENTLFINTSHHGIFTYQVFGVGIPNPYRLRPFVGARVPVNSSFSPLISMFNPHSEPLQVVEMYTSGGDLHLELPTGQQSGTNKLWEIAPFETKGVMRASFSSRDADNHTAFIRIKTNASNEDEFIILPVEVEVTTAPGIYSSTEMLDFGTLRSQDRPKQLNLHLLNSGAKDVSIMSVRPTPSNEAVTVEFKQVTLKAGESRYTKVASIIFDASKARRSDQFSGKITVKAKEKSYSKLEIPYQAEVLEGYLGFNHTATLFHIRDSPVDPVDRPIYLANTFNFAISIHNVSLPEEAKTMFNVHNFSMPVLIPPHESRYIFSLLFRPVRPSINIDSNILLITNASKFHLPVRAYTGFLEPIVLPPCPREHILDFGVLSATDTNSLLFVVVNSNPIELAIKSWLVTGDSLTMELLNTERGNRSEALSRIIELQNTSAAQYKTVILASGYYAAFKVTLLAKALEGVYDGAVHITTEYEILTIPVKALIAVGTLSCSPKHIILPPSFPGKVVHQGFSILSSFSQKVKLQQIRSLTEDVRFYFKRLRNNKVELEPRRKSKIANIYFDASLQCGDHCYVGLPFVLKSESRPHGVVMQEDMWDADVDLHQRLLKRWRELKEQSGFEIEAFFEVNTDLQKNVQAKISAQLTWPSLVNSSQQIHFPLTSTNSSSEEEVILENPADFPVYVQVLPVALYPNPLVFSGTITDRFPFGKFSNINIDTNTLEFQVQKNQSSVMKSSTGFIEGLVRPYVYNLLLMPGEVKSFNVRFKPISNHTVSSLLVVRNNLTVVDLIMVHGRGTTESLKLAGKAPGVGTSLRFKLTEAFLKDCLDVKAKEPNFTLRKTFRLENTGLLPIHIQSMEISGISCEGYGFKILNCEDFALKPNTSKDLIILFTPDFTSSRVIRELKLVTSGGSVFVFTLNASLPYHMLAVCAETLPRPSWELELYIIVSLIMSSMFLLVIATAYLEAQGIWEPFKRRLSVESNSPMETGKPFDLREIVRIQSEANLNDFADSNQNSTRGMYGSSGGGRAGVRQGGPHSSSNGNGVLPDSKPRSGSGRSGSMQSSSSFSLNKDSNQLTNRKARSSRQQQQGSGLLEDLPTSGPSQSNRAHSTDDQDYNRLLVAMDKDLDRPESPAIVSSEQNSQPSPPNKVLEAKGKVRNKTKAPKKKEERKTKGKTQDDLKEPLADNDDSSSTTTETSNPDMEANIKEARVYTQDNMEPVKLKGKTVTLDSAKEREEITPSPTKPKNKKQSSAMKKENQVEKSSSLELPYITPLEKQDKQRKTFTKALSNPGIHSVSKPRVLSKLACGKMGDERPSPLGKFQSNGSMQELGHSSGSEGEKESPPPEWDVPINKSDNHADSLQQISMQTMHADQFLKGPSSVISRTCSPPPTSPNLVPRGNAYSSILHTNSEVTLKKAPGNKLTKSASLPGQNGNPTFAAVAAGYDKSPGGSGSCKPDSLGKMTLAHMTSVESDGSDSSGLWSPIDSANSPGFSQVNAFSAFGPNNPLNLSGVFRGMTVPKSSEPQQTWPDYTPVSPSIWDTEPSSSWVTSTGSPATPTTSILGNARSPWSFSSSIWSTGNDSTLNPFNPPTPTTLPDLVSHTARPTPAPSDMGRTYNPWSMPWSSALNRWNSEPWPNSPDNNNGN from the exons GAGATCGCTCCGTTTGAGACGAAGGGTGTAATGAGAGCCAGCTTCTCCTCACGAGATGCCGACAACCACACAGCCTTCATCAGGATTAAAACAAATGCGTCCAACGAGGACGAGTTTATCATCCTTCCTGTGGAGGTTGAAGTCACAACAG CACCTGGTATATACTCCTCCACAGAGATGCTGGACTTTGGTACGCTTCGGTCGCAAG ATCGACCAAAACAACTAAATTTGCATCTATTAAATTCTGGAGCAAAAGATGTATCAATAATG AGTGTTCGGCCGACTCCATCTAACGAAGCTGTCACAGTTGAATTTAAACAAGTCACACTTAAAGCTGGCGAAAGTCGATATACCAAAGTCGCAAGTATTATTTTTGATG CTTCAAAAGCAAGAAGATCAGACCAGTTTTCTGGAAAAATTACAGTGAAGGCAAAAGAGAAAAGCTACTCAAAACTTGAAATCCCATACCAAGCTGAGGTTTTAGAAGG GTACCTGGGCTTTAACCACACAGCCACCCTGTTCCACATCAGAGACAGCCCTGTAGATCCTGTGGACAGACCCATCTACCTCGCTAATACCTTCAACTTTGCCATAAGCATACACAATGTGTCACTCCCTGAAGAGGCCAAAACCATGTTTAAT gTACATAATTTCAGCATGCCAGTTCTTATCCCTCCCCATGAGTCGCGCTACATTTTCTCCCTTCTTTTTCGGCCAGTGCGACCCTCCATCAATATTGACAGTAACATTCTCCTCATCACCAATGCTTCTAAATTTCACCTGCCTGTCAGGGCCTACACAGGCTTTTTAGAG CCCATTGTGCTTCCTCCCTGTCCTCGGGAGCACATATTGGACTTTGGTGTCTTAAGTGCCACAGATACCAACAGTTTACTGTTTGTGGTGGTCAACAGTAACCCAATAGAG TTGGCGATAAAGTCCTGGTTGGTTACAGGAGACAGTCTGACAATGGAGTTACTGAACACAGAAAGAGGGAACAGAAGTGAAGCACTGAGCAGAATCATAGAGCTCCAAAACACCTCAGCTGCCCAGTACAAAACT GTCATTTTAGCCTCAGGCTATTACGCAGCTTTTAAAGTCACTCTGTTGGCTAAGGCTTTAGAAGGTGTTTATGACGGAGCTGTACACATTACAACAGAATATGAG ATATTGACCATCCCTGTAAAGGCCCTCATAGCAGTGGGAACGTTAAGCTGTTCACCTAAACACATCATCCTACCCCCTTCCTTCCCG GGAAAAGTAGTTCACCAAGGATTCAGCATACTGAGTTCGTTCTCGCAAAAAGTAAAGCTTCAGCAAATTCGCTCTCTCACAGAGGATGTCCGGTTTTACTTCAAACGACTTCGCAATAACAAAGTGGAGTTGGAACCCAGACGAAAATCCAAG AtagcaaacatttattttgatgCCAGCTTGCAGTGTGGCGATCACTGTTACGTTGGGTTACCGTTTGTGCTGAAAT CTGAGTCCAGACCCCATGGTGTGGTTATGCAGGAGGACATGTGGGATGCTGATGTAGATCTACATCAAAGGCTCCTGAAAAGATGGCGGGAGCTCAAAGAGCAATCAGGCTTTGA GATCGAAGCCTTTTTCGAAGTGAACACAGATCTGCAAAAAAATGTGCAGGCTAAAATCTCTGCGCAGCTTACGTGGCCCTCATTGGTCAACTCATCGCAACAGATACATTTCCCTCTTACAAGCACCAATAGCTCATCG GAAGAAGAAGTGATTTTAGAAAACCCAGCCGATTTCCCAGTCTATGTTCAGGTTCTTCCTGTGGCTTTGTACCCAAATCCCTTAGTGTTTTCAGGAACAATTACTGACAG GTTTCCTTTTGGAAAGTTCTCTAACATAAACATTGACACAAATACACTGGAATTCCAAGTTCAGAAAAATCAG tcTTCAGTAATGAAGAGTTCTACAGGATTTATTGAAGGTTTAGTTCGGCCCTACGTATACAACCTGCTTCTTATGCCTGGGGAGGTGAAGTCCTTCAATGTGAGGTTTAAACCCATCAGCAATCATACTGTGTCCTCTCTCCTGGTCGTCAG GAACAACCTGACAGTAGTAGACCTGATTATGGTCCATGGTCGAGGCACCACAGAGAGTCTGAAGCTGGCTGGTAAAGCCCCAGGTGTCGGCACCTCCCTGAGGTTTAAACTCACTGAAGCATTCCTCAAAGACTGTTTAGATG TTAAAGCCAAGGAACCGAACTTCACTCTTCGAAAGACTTTCAGGCTGGAAAACACAGGGCTTCTCCCAATTCACATCCAATCTATGGAGATTAGTGGCATTTCATGTGAAGGCTATGGTTTCAAAATTCTCAACTGTGAAGATTTTGCACTCAAACCAAACACTTCAAAAGACCTCATCATACT GTTTACACCCGATTTCACATCATCTCGAGTTATCCGGGAGCTGAAGTTGGTGACCTCGGGGGGCTCAGTGTTCGTGTTCACACTGAACGCCTCATTGCCATATCACATGCTGGCAGTGTGTGCCGAGACCCTTCCCCGTCCCAGCTGGGAGCTAGAACTCTACATCATCGTCTCACTTATTATGAG CTCCATGTTCCTGCTGGTTATCGCCACAGCCTATCTTGAGGCCCAAGGAATATGGGAACCCTTCAAACGACGGTTGTCTGTGGAATCCAACTCTCCCATGGAGACTGGAAAACCATTTGATCTCAGGGAAATTGTACGAATTCAGAGTGAAGCTAA CTTGAATGATTTTGCAGACTCAAACCAGAATTCGACTAGAGGAATGTACGGGTCAAGCGGTGGCGGGCGGGCCGGCGTTCGGCAAGGTGGTCCGCATTCCAGTTCCAACGGCAACGGTGTCCTGCCAGACAGCAAGCCCAGATCTGGTTCAGGGCGCTCTGGATCTATGCAATCCTCTTCCAGCTTTTCTCTCAATAAAGACAGTAACCAGCTGACTAACCGAAAGGCCCGGAGTTCCAGGCAGCAGCAGCAGGGGTCCGGCCTCCTAGAGGACCTTCCGACCTCAGGACCTTCACAGTCCAACAGAGCCCACAGTACAGATGATCAAGATTACAACAGACTTCTGGTAGCCATGGATAAAGACCTGGACAGGCCAGAGTCCCCTGCCATTGTGTCTTCAGAGCAGAATTCACAACCGTCTCCACCCAACAAAG TGCTTGAAGCAAAAGGGAAAGTGAGGAATAAAACAAAAGCTCCCAAAAAGAAAGAGGAGAGGAAAACAAAGGGAAAGACTCAAGACGATTTAAAAGAACCACTTGCAGACAATGATGACAGCTCCTCTACTACCACCGAGACCTCAAATCCAGACATGGAGGCCAATATTAAAGAGGCACGTGTCTATACGCAGGACAATATG GAACCAGTGAAGCTGAAAGGCAAAACAGTGACATTGGACAGTGCAAAAGAAAGAGAAGAAATCACTCCATCCCCAACTAAAccaaaaaataagaaacaaTCATCAGCTATGAAAAAGGAGAACCAAGTGGAAAAATCCAG CTCTCTAGAACTCCCCTACATCACCCCTTTGGAAAAACAGGACAAGCAACGGAAAACCTTCACTAAAGCACTCAGCAATCCGGGTATTCATAGTGTCTCCAAACCACGGGTTCTGAGCAAAT TGGCCTGTGGAAAGATGGGGGACGAGCGGCCATCTCCGCTTGGAAAGTTTCAGTCCAACGGCTCCATGCAGGAGTTGGGCCATAGCAGTGGATCTGAAGGGGAGAAAGAGTCCCCTCCACCAGAATGGGACGTTCCCATCAACAAATCAGATAACC ATGCAGACAGTCTTCAGCAGATATCTATGCAGACCATGCATGCAGACCAATTTTTGAAAGGACCCAGTTCGGTTATCTCCAGAACCTGTTCGCCACCCCCAACCTCCCCAAATCTGGTGCCTCGTGGAAATGCCTACAGCAGCATCCTCCACACCAACAG CGAAGTTACTTTAAAGAAGGCCCCAGGGAACAAACTCACCAAATCAGCCTCTTTACCCGGACAAAATGGAAATCCTACTTTTGCAGCTGTAGCTGCTGGCTATGACAAAAGTCCTG GTGGCAGTGGCTCATGTAAACCTGATAGTCTGGGAAAGATGACATTGGCTCACATGACATCGGTTGAGAGTGATGGATCTGATAG CTCGGGACTGTGGAGCCCAATAGACAGCGCAAACAGTCCCGGTTTCAGTCAAGTTAACGCTTTCTCTGCTTTTGGACCCAACAACCCGCTTAACCTGTCTGGAG TGTTCAGAGGTATGACTGTTCCTAAAAGTTCTGAGCCCCAGCAAACCTGGCCTGACTACACTCCAGTGTCACCGTCCATTTGGGATACCGAGCCCAGTAGTTCCTGGGTAACCAGCACTGGATCCCCAGCAACTCCAACAACC tcCATTTTGGGGAATGCGCGCAGTCCCTGGTCATTCAGCAGCTCCATCTGGTCCACTGGCAATGACTCCACCCTCAACCCCTTCAACCCTCCCACTCCCACCACTCTCCCTGACTTGGTCAGCCACACCGCACGGCCCACACCTGCCCCCAGTGACATGGGCCGCACCTATAACCCCTGGAGCATGCCGTGGTCTTCGGCACTAAATCGCTGGAACTCAGAGCCCTGGCCTAACAGCCCTGACAACAACAACGGCAACTGA